A window of Ruania suaedae contains these coding sequences:
- a CDS encoding response regulator, which translates to MTVRVLLADDHAAVRAGLRMVLETDPQIVVVGEAADGESAVTNARALAPDVVLMDIRMPRMDGVEATTRVVAAGTAQVLVLTTFDLDEYVVAALRAGAAGFLLKTADGPALVDAVHRVAAGEGVVAPEVTRTLLAAFVSSRPGPGEVPGPSADEPFPGLTAREREVLDCLGQGLSNQEISRTLHITEATTKSHVSRVLTKLGCRSRVQAAILAREAGRS; encoded by the coding sequence ATGACGGTGCGGGTGCTGCTTGCCGATGATCACGCAGCGGTGCGGGCAGGGCTGCGGATGGTGCTCGAGACCGATCCGCAGATCGTGGTGGTCGGGGAGGCAGCCGATGGGGAGAGCGCCGTGACGAACGCTCGCGCCCTCGCCCCGGACGTGGTGCTGATGGACATCCGGATGCCGCGGATGGACGGGGTGGAGGCGACCACCCGCGTCGTGGCAGCGGGGACGGCGCAGGTGCTGGTGCTCACCACCTTCGACCTGGACGAGTACGTGGTGGCGGCCCTGCGGGCCGGTGCGGCCGGCTTCCTGCTCAAGACCGCCGACGGCCCAGCCCTGGTCGACGCGGTGCACCGGGTTGCCGCCGGGGAGGGGGTGGTCGCGCCGGAGGTCACCCGCACGCTGTTGGCGGCCTTCGTCTCCTCACGGCCGGGGCCGGGGGAGGTGCCGGGGCCGTCGGCAGACGAGCCGTTCCCGGGGCTCACCGCGCGTGAGCGGGAGGTGCTCGACTGCCTCGGGCAGGGCCTGTCGAACCAGGAGATCAGCCGCACGCTCCACATCACCGAGGCGACGACGAAGTCGCACGTCTCCCGGGTACTGACCAAGCTGGGGTGCCGTTCGCGGGTGCAGGCGGCGATCCTGGCGCGGGAGGCAGGGAGGTCGTGA
- a CDS encoding GAP family protein — protein MTATLLGTLAVLALVDSTSFGTLLIPIWLMLSAGRLRPGRVLAFLLTVALFYWLVGLLLLAGAESLLTALEEDSPVLTYGQLALGAALFAGSFFVGRGRKDASAAPAPPGRLARWRERTVSAEGRGGWPALVGLALAAAALEVATMLPYLGAVGMLTAAEVAPAQRVLLLTGYCMIMVLPALVLLGARIAARRVVEPALRRLSAWMARSSGETIAWVMGIAGFLLLRDAAARIGLLETLGASLG, from the coding sequence ATGACCGCGACCCTGCTCGGAACGCTCGCCGTGCTGGCGTTGGTGGACTCGACCAGCTTCGGCACCTTGCTCATCCCGATCTGGTTGATGCTCTCCGCCGGCCGGCTGCGCCCCGGGCGGGTGCTGGCGTTCCTGCTGACCGTGGCCCTGTTCTACTGGCTGGTCGGCCTGCTGCTGCTGGCCGGCGCCGAGTCGCTGCTGACCGCACTGGAGGAGGACTCCCCGGTGCTGACCTACGGGCAGCTGGCGCTGGGGGCGGCACTCTTCGCGGGGTCGTTCTTCGTGGGCCGGGGGCGCAAGGACGCCTCGGCGGCTCCCGCACCGCCGGGGCGGCTGGCCCGGTGGCGGGAGCGGACGGTCTCGGCCGAGGGGCGCGGTGGCTGGCCGGCGCTGGTGGGCCTGGCGCTCGCGGCGGCCGCCCTCGAGGTGGCCACGATGCTCCCCTACCTGGGCGCCGTCGGGATGCTCACCGCGGCCGAGGTGGCGCCGGCGCAGCGGGTGCTGCTGCTGACCGGCTATTGCATGATCATGGTGCTGCCCGCGCTGGTGCTGCTGGGGGCGCGGATCGCCGCCCGCCGGGTGGTCGAACCCGCGCTGCGGCGGCTGTCCGCATGGATGGCGAGGTCCTCCGGGGAGACGATCGCGTGGGTGATGGGGATCGCCGGCTTCCTGCTGCTGCGCGACGCCGCCGCCCGGATCGGGCTGCTGGAGACGCTCGGGGCCTCGCTCGGCTGA
- a CDS encoding sensor histidine kinase: protein MQRWMEVWRGRLRGTPRRQVITEAVAVTVVGLALHALGVGPVLSDAPLTAAPHWHLPLLLTGGLILLAKRQRPVAALGAGAAVFVLDLLIGGSLGVTLVLIDLLYTLALHGSALAVRRLVAGTAMLLAAVTVLGWALLQDLRAGLLLGLQAFAVLATPTWWGTSVRRQAELAGLASARATDRERLARMEHEEALRDEREQMARDLHDAVAGNLSAIALHAEAGLARPAGDPATHQALGAVRSSSRSALAEMRTMIHLLRGGSPERSATGLSDRRGVEELVAAHRGTVSLPDLPRLPTAVDQTAFRLLQEALTNATKHGTGSPEAQVALARGCLELVVRNEARRVEPEAGGLGLEIMAERACAVGGSCTAGLEGPGGTVWTVRARLPIEEET from the coding sequence ATGCAGCGGTGGATGGAGGTGTGGCGCGGGCGGCTGCGCGGGACGCCGCGCCGGCAGGTGATCACCGAGGCGGTGGCGGTGACCGTGGTGGGCCTCGCGCTGCACGCACTCGGCGTGGGCCCAGTGCTCAGCGACGCCCCGCTCACGGCCGCCCCGCACTGGCACCTGCCCCTGCTGCTCACCGGCGGGCTGATCCTGCTGGCCAAGCGCCAGCGCCCCGTCGCAGCCCTCGGTGCCGGCGCGGCGGTCTTCGTCCTCGACCTGCTGATCGGCGGCAGCCTCGGCGTCACACTCGTGCTCATCGACCTGCTGTACACCCTCGCCCTGCACGGATCGGCGCTCGCCGTGCGCCGGCTCGTGGCCGGCACCGCGATGCTCCTCGCGGCCGTGACGGTGCTCGGCTGGGCGCTGCTGCAAGACCTGCGCGCCGGCCTGCTGCTGGGCCTGCAGGCCTTCGCCGTGCTCGCGACCCCCACCTGGTGGGGGACCTCGGTGCGGCGGCAGGCCGAGTTGGCGGGGCTCGCCTCGGCCCGTGCTACCGACCGCGAACGGCTGGCACGGATGGAGCACGAGGAGGCGCTGCGCGACGAACGCGAGCAGATGGCGCGCGACCTGCACGATGCCGTGGCCGGGAACCTCTCGGCCATCGCCCTGCATGCCGAGGCGGGCCTGGCGCGGCCGGCCGGGGACCCGGCCACCCATCAGGCGCTGGGCGCCGTGCGATCCTCCAGCCGGTCCGCGCTCGCCGAGATGCGGACCATGATCCACCTGCTGCGTGGCGGCAGCCCGGAGCGATCGGCCACCGGTCTCAGCGATCGGCGCGGCGTCGAGGAGCTGGTCGCCGCTCACCGCGGCACGGTGTCCCTTCCCGATCTGCCCCGGCTCCCGACGGCGGTCGACCAGACCGCGTTCCGGCTCCTGCAGGAGGCACTGACGAACGCCACGAAGCACGGCACGGGCTCGCCCGAGGCGCAGGTCGCCCTCGCCCGGGGCTGCCTCGAACTGGTGGTGCGCAACGAGGCCCGCCGGGTCGAGCCGGAGGCGGGCGGTCTGGGGCTGGAGATCATGGCCGAGCGAGCCTGCGCCGTCGGGGGCTCGTGCACGGCTGGGCTCGAGGGGCCCGGCGGCACGGTCTGGACCGTGCGGGCGCGGTTACCGATCGAGGAGGAGACATGA
- a CDS encoding alternate-type signal peptide domain-containing protein, whose amino-acid sequence MKKTTTGLLAGAAGAALLLGGTTFALWSDSEDIDGGTITAGTLDVALLGDPVWEDISEDRTDAGHEIDLSTFRIVPGDVIQGRYAVDVALQGENMVAAFGITGDEGQTGTLLDGLEVVVEVEDETGTVVASGTGAGVDLNVNLASDDNGNNDPALPTVPVALDGTANHTVVVTVTFDEDTDEQELALATATLEGLSVTLDQVRDAGAGGGF is encoded by the coding sequence ATGAAGAAGACCACCACTGGCCTGCTGGCCGGAGCCGCAGGCGCAGCGCTGTTGCTGGGCGGTACCACCTTCGCACTGTGGAGCGACAGCGAGGACATCGACGGCGGCACCATCACCGCCGGTACCCTCGACGTCGCCCTGCTCGGCGACCCGGTCTGGGAGGACATCTCCGAGGACCGCACCGACGCCGGCCACGAGATCGACCTGTCGACCTTCCGCATCGTCCCCGGTGACGTCATCCAGGGCCGTTACGCCGTGGACGTCGCCCTCCAGGGCGAGAACATGGTGGCCGCCTTCGGCATCACCGGTGACGAGGGCCAGACGGGCACCCTGCTGGACGGCCTCGAGGTCGTCGTCGAGGTCGAGGACGAGACCGGCACCGTCGTGGCCTCCGGCACCGGTGCGGGCGTCGACCTGAACGTCAACCTTGCCTCGGATGACAACGGCAACAACGACCCGGCCCTGCCGACCGTGCCCGTCGCGCTCGACGGCACCGCCAACCACACCGTCGTCGTCACCGTGACCTTCGACGAGGACACCGACGAGCAGGAGCTCGCGCTGGCCACCGCCACGCTCGAGGGCCTCTCCGTCACCCTCGACCAGGTCCGCGACGCGGGCGCCGGCGGCGGTTTCTGA
- a CDS encoding MarR family winged helix-turn-helix transcriptional regulator, whose translation MSRAVIDAPDDGYWFDRSTEGREILAALRRFREADDAFRRSLVRSMGMNVTDVQAIRHVIAADRDQQPLSPRELAGRLGISTASTTTLLDRLAAHGHIERIPHASDRRRIVVHATAYAHEQVRSHLATMHAEMARIAGEVPAHCRGAVVGFLHRMAEHVEDVTEHAGEEAVLGDG comes from the coding sequence ATGAGCCGAGCTGTGATCGACGCCCCGGACGACGGGTACTGGTTCGACCGGAGTACCGAGGGCCGGGAGATCCTGGCCGCGCTCCGGCGCTTCCGCGAGGCCGACGATGCCTTCCGCCGGTCGCTGGTGCGCTCCATGGGAATGAATGTGACGGATGTGCAGGCGATCCGCCACGTGATCGCCGCCGACCGGGACCAGCAGCCGCTCAGCCCGCGCGAGCTCGCCGGCCGGCTGGGCATCTCCACTGCCTCGACCACCACGCTGCTGGACCGGCTCGCCGCGCACGGTCACATCGAGCGGATCCCGCACGCCAGCGACCGTCGGCGCATCGTCGTCCACGCCACGGCCTACGCGCACGAGCAGGTGCGCTCACACCTCGCCACGATGCACGCGGAGATGGCCCGGATCGCGGGCGAGGTGCCTGCCCACTGCCGCGGCGCCGTCGTGGGCTTCCTGCACCGAATGGCCGAGCACGTGGAGGACGTCACCGAGCACGCCGGCGAGGAGGCTGTGCTCGGCGACGGCTGA
- the idi gene encoding isopentenyl-diphosphate Delta-isomerase, which produces MDSEDLVILLDEAGRPSGTAPREATHHRATPLHQAFSCYAFDPAGRVLLTRRALTKRAWPGVWTNSWCGHPRPGEDLEDAVRRRAGQELGLGVGAVTPKIPEFRYRAVDDSGVVENEVCPVYTAAVEADPVPDPAEVVSWRWVEWSAVVDLVRLTPWAVSPWMAEQVPILDRELAP; this is translated from the coding sequence ATGGATTCCGAGGACCTCGTGATCCTTCTCGACGAGGCCGGGCGGCCCAGCGGGACCGCCCCACGGGAGGCGACTCATCATCGCGCCACGCCCCTGCACCAGGCCTTCTCGTGCTACGCCTTCGACCCGGCCGGCCGGGTGCTCCTCACGCGGCGGGCGCTGACCAAGCGCGCGTGGCCAGGCGTCTGGACCAACTCCTGGTGCGGGCACCCACGCCCCGGAGAGGACCTCGAGGATGCGGTCCGCCGCCGCGCCGGCCAGGAGCTCGGACTGGGCGTGGGCGCCGTGACACCGAAGATCCCGGAGTTCCGCTACCGCGCCGTGGACGACTCCGGCGTGGTCGAGAACGAGGTCTGCCCGGTCTACACCGCCGCCGTCGAGGCCGATCCGGTCCCCGACCCGGCCGAGGTCGTCTCCTGGCGCTGGGTCGAATGGTCGGCAGTGGTCGACCTGGTGCGCCTGACCCCGTGGGCGGTGAGCCCGTGGATGGCCGAGCAGGTGCCGATCCTGGACCGGGAGCTGGCGCCATGA
- a CDS encoding phytoene/squalene synthase family protein — protein sequence MKPVKSQSDAERYDAVAHASAEVVIRQYSTSFGWATALLGEPDRTHVRTVYALVRVADELVDDPDPTFADDDRARLLDGLQQEVHAALACGRSANLIVHAFAATARRYGITAELIDPFFDSMRTDLHISTHDQPGLDSYVHGSAEVVGLMCLRVFTDCDDAAYRRLSPGAIRLGAAFQKVNFLRDLAADRDDRGRNYLPGTDAEHLTDAERDVLLDEIDADLAAAREAIAALPVRSRRAVLAAHGLFGELSQRLRRTPASEIGRRRVRVPDRVKARIVMTAVGARR from the coding sequence GTGAAGCCTGTGAAGTCGCAGTCCGACGCCGAACGCTACGACGCCGTGGCCCACGCGAGCGCCGAGGTGGTGATCCGGCAGTACTCGACCTCCTTCGGCTGGGCCACCGCGCTGCTGGGGGAGCCGGACCGCACGCACGTGCGCACCGTCTACGCGCTGGTGCGGGTGGCGGACGAGCTCGTCGACGATCCCGACCCCACGTTCGCCGACGACGACCGCGCCCGCCTGCTCGACGGGCTGCAGCAGGAGGTCCACGCGGCGCTGGCGTGCGGGCGCAGTGCCAATCTGATCGTGCACGCCTTCGCCGCCACCGCGCGCCGGTACGGCATCACCGCCGAGCTGATCGACCCGTTCTTCGACTCGATGCGCACCGACCTGCACATCAGCACCCACGACCAGCCGGGCCTGGACTCCTACGTGCACGGGTCGGCCGAGGTGGTCGGGTTGATGTGCCTGCGGGTGTTCACCGACTGCGACGACGCCGCCTACCGGCGCCTGAGCCCGGGGGCGATCCGGCTGGGAGCAGCCTTCCAGAAGGTGAACTTCCTGCGGGACCTGGCCGCCGACCGCGACGATCGTGGCCGCAACTACCTGCCCGGCACCGATGCCGAGCACCTGACCGATGCCGAGCGCGACGTGCTGCTGGACGAGATCGACGCCGATCTGGCTGCCGCACGTGAGGCGATCGCGGCGCTGCCCGTGCGCAGCCGGCGCGCGGTGCTGGCGGCGCACGGCCTCTTCGGCGAACTCTCCCAGCGCCTGCGCCGCACCCCGGCGAGCGAGATCGGACGACGACGTGTGCGGGTGCCGGACCGGGTTAAGGCTCGCATCGTGATGACCGCGGTCGG
- a CDS encoding vWA domain-containing protein, with translation MSALLAAVLVAGLSASSLPADAEPLETTSATEGASTSALQSTEPEQPAETPEPEQPPASEPTVSEDADDAASTEDVTEEPAESAGEDTEQGESDSSPTEQVESGEDETAESLQSGRQASRQATTEDAPIGVMSVPSPTNTTAVINVNVGGSRTGNTAVAPLAGVTLRLYTGGSAGPSAPVTASWATCVSDSDGDCSFSVPQTQPLERYRDCFLFFCGDWIVTQPAGENNGAQFWVKQEGAPAGWYANTALVTGSAANNNARDYTFRAPALTAGQTYESGAQFMNSNSSSPQSPSTGIWQNGRANPQLPQTCEAGLRVALVLDLSGSVNDAGAVGDLRNSAKGFVDALAGTGSSIGLYTFATTAPRNGENSGRNYDPLPIDSGSNQQTIKDRIDRYDAGGGTNWDRGIWQVANDSDQYDLAIIVTDGLATFYGSGSNPAGPGNNTRFIETEQAIYSANALKAEGTRVLAVGVGDGISGNAANLAAVSGPTPYQQGSSANNADYFQAGWQQLGPLLSELARGATCQATVSVTKLAQEYGDPTADPAAGWTFAAARTAGSGTITPSATQTTGATGTVDYRIAFASTSATATVRLTELPTAAQQAEGWALENVTCTVNGSSRAVTPTGNAVSLTGITRGDTVACTFVNVQQLVPDIEIVKRAWDTPSAPVPAGTPEVQPGADVVSGKVLTWTYLVTNTGETPLTGISVTDDQLPGGVTCPGTTLAVGASMTCTASGPVTALAP, from the coding sequence ATGTCCGCTCTCCTGGCCGCAGTGCTCGTCGCCGGGCTGAGCGCGAGCTCGCTTCCCGCGGATGCGGAACCGCTCGAGACGACGTCGGCCACCGAGGGTGCGTCGACCTCGGCGCTGCAGTCGACGGAGCCGGAGCAGCCGGCCGAGACGCCCGAGCCCGAGCAGCCCCCCGCCTCCGAGCCGACGGTCTCCGAGGATGCCGACGATGCCGCCTCCACCGAGGACGTGACCGAGGAGCCGGCCGAGTCTGCCGGCGAGGACACCGAGCAGGGCGAGAGCGACTCCTCCCCGACCGAGCAGGTCGAGTCCGGCGAGGACGAGACCGCGGAGTCGCTCCAGTCCGGTCGTCAAGCCTCACGGCAGGCCACGACGGAGGATGCTCCTATCGGCGTGATGTCCGTGCCATCTCCGACCAACACCACGGCCGTCATCAACGTCAACGTCGGTGGCAGCCGGACCGGCAACACCGCGGTGGCCCCGCTTGCCGGGGTCACGCTGCGGCTATACACGGGTGGGTCCGCTGGACCGAGCGCCCCGGTGACCGCGAGCTGGGCCACCTGCGTCTCGGACTCCGACGGCGACTGCTCGTTCTCGGTGCCGCAAACGCAGCCTCTAGAGCGGTACCGCGATTGCTTCCTCTTCTTCTGCGGTGACTGGATCGTGACCCAGCCGGCCGGAGAGAACAACGGTGCTCAGTTCTGGGTGAAGCAGGAGGGTGCCCCGGCCGGCTGGTACGCGAACACCGCTCTCGTGACCGGATCCGCCGCGAACAACAACGCCCGCGACTACACCTTCCGGGCCCCGGCTCTCACGGCCGGCCAGACGTATGAGTCCGGCGCCCAGTTCATGAACAGCAACAGCAGTTCCCCGCAGAGCCCCTCAACCGGGATCTGGCAGAACGGCCGGGCCAATCCGCAGCTGCCGCAGACCTGCGAGGCCGGCCTCCGGGTCGCGCTGGTCCTGGACCTGTCCGGTTCGGTGAACGACGCCGGCGCGGTGGGCGACCTGCGCAACTCCGCCAAGGGTTTCGTCGACGCACTTGCCGGCACCGGTTCCTCGATCGGCCTCTACACCTTCGCGACCACCGCACCCCGCAACGGCGAGAACAGCGGCCGCAACTATGACCCCCTGCCGATCGACTCCGGTAGCAACCAGCAGACGATCAAGGACCGGATCGACCGGTACGACGCCGGCGGCGGCACGAACTGGGACCGCGGTATCTGGCAGGTCGCCAACGACTCCGACCAGTACGACCTGGCGATCATCGTCACCGACGGCCTGGCCACCTTCTACGGTTCCGGCAGCAACCCCGCCGGTCCCGGCAACAACACCCGCTTCATCGAGACCGAGCAGGCGATCTACTCCGCCAACGCGCTCAAGGCCGAAGGCACCCGGGTTCTCGCCGTCGGCGTCGGCGACGGGATCAGCGGGAACGCAGCCAACCTCGCGGCCGTCTCCGGACCCACGCCCTACCAGCAGGGCAGCTCGGCGAACAACGCCGACTACTTCCAGGCCGGCTGGCAGCAGCTGGGCCCGTTGCTCAGCGAGCTCGCCCGCGGCGCCACCTGTCAGGCGACTGTCTCGGTGACCAAGTTGGCGCAGGAGTACGGGGACCCCACGGCCGACCCGGCCGCGGGATGGACCTTCGCGGCCGCCCGCACCGCGGGCTCGGGCACGATCACCCCGTCCGCCACGCAGACCACGGGCGCCACCGGCACCGTCGACTACCGGATCGCGTTCGCCTCCACCAGCGCGACCGCCACCGTTCGCCTCACCGAGCTGCCCACCGCGGCCCAGCAGGCCGAGGGATGGGCCCTCGAGAACGTGACGTGCACCGTCAACGGCTCCAGCCGCGCGGTCACGCCCACCGGGAACGCCGTCTCACTGACCGGCATCACCCGGGGCGACACGGTGGCCTGCACCTTCGTCAATGTCCAGCAGCTCGTGCCCGACATCGAGATCGTCAAGCGCGCCTGGGACACCCCCAGCGCGCCCGTCCCGGCCGGCACCCCCGAGGTCCAGCCCGGCGCCGATGTCGTCAGCGGCAAGGTCCTGACCTGGACGTACCTGGTCACCAACACCGGTGAGACCCCGTTGACCGGCATCTCGGTCACCGATGACCAGCTGCCCGGCGGCGTCACCTGCCCCGGGACCACGCTCGCGGTCGGGGCCTCCATGACCTGCACCGCGTCCGGGCCTGTCACGGCGCTAGCTCCGTAG
- a CDS encoding polyprenyl synthetase family protein, with protein sequence MTSDDEHDLAVQARLDAYFASRAPRMAARGAGDLWVALRAASDGGKRLRPRLVRAGANACGGADGDHTATIGAAVELLHTAFVVHDDVIDGDQSRRGRLNVSGSFARTAQAAGAGSEVSRRYGEAAGILAGDLALVGAMGLVAGCGATPARVTRLLALMDDALLDSAAGELADVRAVLDDSAEVSEILRMEELKTAAYSFALPLRAGAVLAGAADELVHEIGEVGRLLGIAYQLRDDLGGMFGDEASTGKSPLSDLREGKRTALLAHAATTGVWEQVRPHVGDPAVGPAALATVRELLVECGARARVEELAEQHERAARERAVLLGQAGTELIGAAWLAHDLSWSAA encoded by the coding sequence ATGACCAGCGACGACGAGCACGACCTCGCCGTGCAGGCTCGGCTCGATGCCTACTTCGCCTCCCGGGCGCCCCGGATGGCCGCCCGCGGCGCCGGGGACCTCTGGGTGGCGCTGCGCGCGGCGAGCGACGGCGGCAAGCGGCTCCGCCCGCGCCTGGTGCGCGCCGGCGCGAACGCGTGCGGCGGCGCCGATGGCGATCACACCGCGACGATCGGGGCCGCGGTCGAGCTGCTGCACACGGCGTTCGTGGTGCACGACGACGTCATCGACGGCGACCAGAGCCGGCGCGGCCGGCTGAACGTCTCCGGCTCGTTCGCCCGGACGGCACAGGCCGCCGGCGCCGGCAGCGAGGTCTCGCGCCGCTACGGCGAGGCCGCGGGGATCCTCGCCGGCGATCTCGCGCTGGTCGGTGCGATGGGGCTGGTGGCCGGGTGCGGCGCCACCCCGGCGCGGGTCACCCGGCTACTGGCCCTCATGGACGATGCCCTGCTGGACAGCGCCGCGGGTGAGCTCGCCGATGTGCGCGCCGTGCTGGACGACTCCGCCGAGGTCAGTGAGATCCTGCGGATGGAGGAACTCAAGACCGCCGCGTATTCCTTCGCGCTGCCGCTGCGGGCCGGTGCAGTCCTCGCCGGCGCGGCCGACGAGCTCGTCCACGAGATCGGCGAGGTCGGCCGGCTGCTCGGGATCGCCTACCAGCTGCGGGACGACCTGGGCGGGATGTTCGGCGACGAGGCCAGCACCGGAAAGAGCCCGCTCTCGGACCTGCGTGAGGGCAAGCGCACCGCGCTGCTGGCCCACGCCGCGACCACGGGCGTGTGGGAGCAGGTCCGCCCGCACGTCGGCGACCCCGCGGTGGGGCCGGCGGCGCTGGCCACGGTGCGCGAGCTGCTGGTCGAGTGCGGCGCACGTGCGCGCGTGGAAGAGTTGGCCGAACAGCACGAGCGGGCAGCCCGCGAGCGCGCGGTGCTGCTCGGGCAGGCCGGCACCGAACTGATCGGTGCGGCCTGGCTCGCCCACGACCTCTCCTGGAGCGCCGCGTGA
- a CDS encoding beta-galactosidase: MADDVTSPETEPRPEATSDRESTTEDEAQPAPETEPTSSSGDDAEKATVPDWPIGLHALGYGGDYNPEQWPMEVRLEDIELMREAGVNLISLAIFSWASIEPREGRYDWSWLDNIMDRLQAAGVRVALATATASPPPWLTANHPEILPRTAEGVVLHQGGRQAYAPSSPVYRDYAVKMAAAIAERYATHPALALWHIDNEIGCHVPHDYSESAERAFRTWLRRRYRMIDKLNEAWGTAFWSQRYSAFKDVLPPWAAPTYANPTQQLDFARFSSDTLLEYYKKLRDAVRPITPHVPATTNFMVSLSTKWMDYHRWAREVDVVATDHYTIADDPEREIDLALAADMTRGVAGGKPWILMEHSSGAVNWQPRNRAKGPGEMIRNSLAHVARGADSVMFFQFRQSKAGAEKFHSALVPHAGRNSSGWRESVRLGETLAALGDVAGARVPARVAMLFDYHAWWAIELDSHPSVDVTYGDRIRALYRELWYRNVTVDVVHPGEDLDGYDVVLVPSLYLVTDEHAAAIAAAAERGAHVVITYFSGIVDERDHIRLGGYPGAFRELLGMRTDEFFPLLADEQVTLDDGTTADVWTERLEVTTAEVLRTFTDGPLPGGPALTRNAVGEGAAWYVATRQDEAGTAALIEQVLGQAGVAPVAPAPRGVEVVRRVREGDDEGRSFLFVLNHTDGEASVPASGTELITGATVEGELRVPAHGSAVVAER, from the coding sequence ATGGCCGACGATGTCACCTCCCCCGAGACCGAGCCCCGCCCCGAGGCGACCTCCGATCGCGAGTCGACGACTGAGGATGAGGCGCAGCCCGCGCCCGAGACCGAGCCGACCAGCAGCTCCGGGGACGACGCCGAGAAGGCGACCGTGCCGGACTGGCCGATCGGCCTGCACGCGCTCGGCTACGGCGGTGACTACAACCCCGAGCAGTGGCCGATGGAGGTGCGCCTCGAGGACATCGAGCTCATGCGCGAGGCCGGGGTGAACCTCATCAGCCTCGCGATCTTCTCGTGGGCCAGCATCGAGCCGCGGGAGGGGCGCTACGACTGGTCGTGGCTGGACAACATCATGGACCGGCTGCAGGCGGCGGGCGTACGGGTCGCCCTCGCGACCGCCACCGCCTCTCCCCCGCCGTGGCTGACGGCGAACCACCCGGAGATCCTGCCGCGCACCGCCGAGGGCGTGGTGCTCCACCAGGGTGGCCGCCAGGCCTACGCACCCTCCTCCCCCGTCTACCGCGACTACGCGGTGAAGATGGCCGCCGCGATCGCCGAGCGCTACGCCACGCACCCGGCCCTGGCGCTGTGGCACATCGACAACGAGATCGGTTGTCACGTCCCCCACGACTACTCCGAGTCGGCCGAGCGGGCCTTCCGTACCTGGCTGCGGCGCCGCTACCGGATGATCGACAAGCTGAACGAGGCCTGGGGCACCGCATTCTGGTCCCAACGCTACAGCGCCTTCAAGGACGTCCTTCCCCCGTGGGCGGCGCCGACCTACGCCAACCCCACCCAGCAGCTCGACTTCGCGCGCTTCTCCTCCGACACCCTGCTGGAGTACTACAAGAAGCTGCGTGACGCCGTCCGGCCGATCACCCCGCACGTGCCGGCCACCACGAACTTCATGGTCAGTCTGAGCACCAAGTGGATGGACTACCACCGCTGGGCGCGGGAGGTCGATGTGGTGGCCACCGACCACTACACGATCGCCGACGATCCCGAGCGCGAGATCGATCTGGCCCTGGCCGCCGACATGACCCGCGGGGTGGCGGGCGGCAAACCGTGGATCCTGATGGAGCACTCCAGCGGCGCCGTCAACTGGCAGCCGCGCAACCGCGCCAAGGGGCCGGGCGAGATGATCCGCAACTCCCTCGCCCACGTGGCCCGTGGGGCCGACTCGGTGATGTTCTTCCAGTTCCGCCAGTCCAAGGCGGGCGCGGAGAAGTTCCACTCGGCGCTGGTGCCGCACGCCGGCCGGAACTCGAGCGGCTGGCGCGAGAGCGTGCGCCTGGGCGAAACGCTGGCAGCCCTCGGCGACGTCGCCGGCGCCCGCGTCCCGGCCCGGGTGGCGATGCTCTTCGACTATCACGCCTGGTGGGCGATCGAGCTCGACTCGCACCCGAGCGTGGACGTGACCTACGGCGACCGCATCCGGGCGCTCTACCGCGAGCTCTGGTACCGCAACGTCACCGTGGACGTGGTCCACCCGGGTGAGGACCTGGACGGCTACGACGTCGTCCTGGTGCCCTCGCTCTACCTGGTCACCGACGAGCACGCCGCCGCGATCGCCGCGGCCGCCGAGCGCGGCGCACACGTGGTCATCACCTACTTCTCCGGCATCGTCGACGAGCGCGACCACATCCGCCTGGGCGGCTACCCCGGCGCCTTCCGGGAGCTGCTCGGCATGCGCACGGACGAGTTCTTCCCCCTCCTCGCCGACGAGCAGGTCACCCTGGACGACGGCACGACGGCGGACGTGTGGACCGAGCGCCTGGAGGTCACCACGGCCGAGGTGCTCCGCACCTTCACCGACGGCCCGCTGCCCGGCGGCCCGGCCCTCACGCGCAACGCCGTCGGCGAGGGGGCTGCCTGGTATGTGGCGACACGTCAGGACGAGGCCGGCACCGCGGCGCTGATCGAGCAGGTCCTGGGCCAGGCGGGCGTGGCGCCCGTGGCGCCCGCACCTCGGGGCGTCGAGGTGGTGCGCCGCGTGCGTGAGGGCGACGACGAAGGACGGAGCTTCCTGTTCGTGCTCAACCACACCGACGGCGAGGCCTCCGTCCCCGCCTCCGGCACCGAGCTGATCACCGGCGCCACGGTCGAGGGGGAGCTGCGCGTGCCCGCGCACGGCTCCGCGGTGGTCGCCGAGCGCTGA